The Caproicibacterium lactatifermentans genome contains a region encoding:
- a CDS encoding glycoside hydrolase family 25 protein, with the protein MSRYVRSPRVQKRIRKQRRRLLLAAGAVVLAIVLLLTAILHSCSSHKNAEEQVSSSIVEDMIIQDRYEGEKIIPKYAVAKNTLSDSKFSALNGITSYAGAVNGVDVSSWQGSIDWKEVKASGMDFVMIRVGYRGQTTGTIQADSRFTENMKGALSAGLKVGVYFYSQAISKAEAEKEADYVIQQIKPYQVTWPVVFDWEPGNDETISTISEAGGLRTNSETPEEVTQYTAAFCKRIQAAGYKPAYYCNKTMGYTVFDLKELEAYQIWYAEYKNLPSFYYHFNIWQYTQKGKINGITGTVDLNISFQKYA; encoded by the coding sequence GCTGGCCATCGTTTTGCTTTTAACGGCTATTCTGCACAGCTGTTCATCCCATAAAAATGCAGAGGAACAAGTATCGTCTTCGATTGTAGAGGATATGATTATACAGGACCGCTATGAAGGGGAAAAAATCATACCCAAATATGCGGTGGCAAAAAATACCCTGTCTGACAGTAAGTTCAGCGCACTCAATGGCATCACCTCTTATGCAGGTGCGGTCAACGGCGTAGATGTCTCTTCTTGGCAGGGCAGTATTGACTGGAAAGAAGTGAAGGCCTCCGGCATGGATTTCGTCATGATTCGTGTCGGATACCGTGGCCAGACCACCGGCACAATTCAGGCGGACAGCAGGTTCACGGAAAACATGAAGGGCGCTTTGTCAGCTGGGCTGAAGGTCGGCGTTTATTTCTACTCACAGGCGATTTCCAAAGCAGAAGCGGAAAAGGAAGCTGACTATGTGATACAGCAGATAAAGCCCTATCAGGTAACATGGCCGGTCGTCTTTGATTGGGAGCCGGGAAACGATGAAACGATTTCCACTATTTCGGAGGCCGGCGGTCTGCGTACCAACAGCGAAACGCCGGAAGAAGTTACACAGTATACGGCGGCTTTCTGCAAACGCATCCAGGCAGCCGGGTACAAGCCAGCCTATTACTGCAACAAAACCATGGGATATACGGTTTTTGACCTAAAGGAACTGGAGGCATATCAGATTTGGTATGCAGAATATAAAAATCTGCCCAGCTTTTACTATCATTTTAACATATGGCAGTATACGCAAAAGGGAAAAATCAACGGCATAACCGGTACGGTTGACCTCAATATTTCTTTTCAGAAATATGCGTAA